CCGAGAACGCGAGGTAGCTTTCGGTGCCGTCGGCGCACCGCACCTGCAGCCCCTCGGCCACCTTCGACAGGTCGAACACCGCGATCGGAATCGCGAAGGCCAGCGACAGTGCATTGCAAAGATCGACGAGCGGATGGATCGGCGGCAGCGCGCCTTCTTTCCGGAACCGGCGCAGCAGCGACTCGGAGGCGCACCGGTATTGCGTGGGCTTGAGGCCCATGCGTGCGAAGCTGCGGCGCCAGGCCTGGATCTCCGGAAGATCGGCTTCCGAACCGACGGCTTCGAGCCGTGCGCGCGCCACGCCGTGGTAGTGCGCCACCTGCGCCTGCACCGAGCCGTTCCGGTGGATGCCCTGGGCCAGCAGGACGCCGGGCACCAGTTCGGGATGGCGCTGCCAGATTTCCGGCGAATGAGAGAAGAAGAAAGAATGCATGGCGCAGTGTGTCGCCGGCGCGGCGGCCTGTCTTGAACGCTATTGCAGCCGTGCGGGCGGCGTCCAGGCGCGCTGCCATGCGCCGGGCGTGAAGCCGAAGTGCAGTGCGAACGCGCGCGTCATGTGGCTCTGGTCCGCAAAGCCGGCCGCCAT
This genomic window from Variovorax sp. V93 contains:
- a CDS encoding B3/4 domain-containing protein, producing MHSFFFSHSPEIWQRHPELVPGVLLAQGIHRNGSVQAQVAHYHGVARARLEAVGSEADLPEIQAWRRSFARMGLKPTQYRCASESLLRRFRKEGALPPIHPLVDLCNALSLAFAIPIAVFDLSKVAEGLQVRCADGTESYLAFSGETETPDRGEVVFADAAGCAHARRWTHRQSARSAVRDETSRVLIVAEALHADAANDVRQLLDALSRALAEIWEPPAASALLRKEAPRLAF